Within Rhododendron vialii isolate Sample 1 chromosome 12a, ASM3025357v1, the genomic segment CGGGTTAGTATAATGCACCAATTTGCTTACTCAAATAGATATTATTTGTCTGaaatactgttatctcttgatTCATATTCATTGCTGATGTACTGCTGTTGTCTTGTAACTTTGCAGAACAAATGAGATCGTGATCGCAATACAGAATCGCGATCGTGATCCAGAACTGAGTTGTGATCGCGGGAAGAGAGAGAACTGAGCTGTGATTGCGGGAAGAAagacaaacagagagagagacgcaccagaaacgagctcgagctcgtgatcGTGCTGATTGAGATCCAGAAATGGTGCCCTATCCAGTAATGGCACATTGGGTTGAAAAGCAGCAgggaacaaaatttaaaaataacacatTATATATACATGCCAGTCAGGGCATTTTGATTTAGAAACGGACACTAGACCTAATAAATGTTACAGTAGTGGACCTTCACCACTATTACACATTGGGCTGGACTAAACACCCAAAACCACATTCAAAACGGACCCTAACCCAATTTACCATAAATTGTTTTGACCAGAAAGAAAATGCAAGTTATATTGATACAAATTAGATACAAAATTGCGCGGccgaaaaacaacaaaaataacaaaacaagaaccaaaaaaagaaaaaagaagaacaaaaaacaaaaaggaaaagtcgGTCAGCTCCGATGTTGAACCTAACACTCCGCTTGTGGAGGTAGGTGGAGGATTGGCACTGGATCTGGTCCCACCATTGGATCTGCACAGGGTCTGCATCTTGACGTCTTCATCATCGGTGCTGGAGAGCCTAAGAACACCGTATAGATCTAGGTCTCCGAGTCCAAATATAATGGGGAGAGTGGGAGAACTactctcccaaaaaaaaaagtctcaacCATCTCACAACTATGAAggaaggagaggaggaggagaagggaaGAAGATGGAAGGGTAAGAGATGGGGGAGCCGCCTAGGGGGAGGGGAATAAGAAGGGGGATGGCGGcaggagaaaaggaaaaaaagaggaagagagcTTTCCTTCTattcctagagagagaagctctccaAACCTCCTCCCGTGCTGACAGTCCCAGTAAATTTGATGGCAAAAGAATTTACATtctgtgtttgaactttgaaccaaTTCAATAATCTTACctaacaaaaaattgttttgataaTTCATTAATAGAAAATGGGAGGGATCAGAATTTTACTTATAATCCGTTTGATTAACGAGATAATAgtagaaaatgcaaaaaaaaaaaggaaaatttttttttgtgtgtgtttgctTAGCAAGAATATCCTAGAAAGTGAACTTTATTGTACAACCCTCTAAAACATGAGAACTTCTttactttttctcacaaaaatgtgcaggaaaattttattttctctagaAAATTAACAACAATTACTCTAACTTCATTCGTTATCCTTTTCACTCCACCTTTTCTCATTTATACTCTAGTACTactattttcttgcaaaactttcATTCTAATCAAACGgatgtgagaaaaaaataatctttttcttttctttcacttcactttctatcattttcactttccatttaatttttctcactaatcaaacggacccttaGTTTTGGAGTGTGATTTCTGATTGAATATGTCGTTAGCATTagcaattacatatatatattcgtGTTCGTTCCAAACATAGGAATCTTGAAGATATGGCATGCATGAGTTCCCATCCTCTCCATATTCTTCCTGCCATCCAAACTGAACATATAGCAAGCCAGACATAAGCTCAGATCCATTACACCTTCATCCGGGATCGGGCATTATCAACTCAATTTGGAGTCACCCTTGGCAAAGTTACTAATTTCCCATTGTTGGTtccataaatataaaaaaatgcgCGACCGAAAGCTATTTACCTCGTGAATGAATGAATAATGTGTTCATCTTTCACAAATTGCCTTGGGATTGGTTTGACGAGTCACGGAGAATTTGGGTTGCACAATGGTGGGATTCCCGCGCCTGGGAAACCAAATTCGACCTTTGAAAGATGACAGTTAGGCTGTTAAAAATGCTACTGATTCTCTTTCATTGTAGTTTTTGCGGATGGAGTGCGTCCTGGGAAGCAATGATCCCATAGAGACCGCGCGCCAATGGCTGATAAGGATGCAAAGCAAGAAAGGTCCATGGCAATGGACACATCCAGAACGACTGCAAATGCCAGGCAGCCAAGTTGTCCCAACGATAATTCAATTTTGCGACTATTTTCATCCACGTTATGCAATGGACAACTACGAAGATGTCGCTTTTGCATTTCAGATAAAAAAATTCTAAGCTCGATTAACTTTCCTAATCCAAAGATATAAGCAGAATTGTAGGCgaacaagaaaaaagagagtacaaaaatttgcaagaagaaaaatggaaacACCAAGATCAAAACGCTGCGAAAACCTGTTACTTTCTCCGCTAAAAGTGGGTTGTTACAATTTTACACTACAGAAGAAATGTCACCACGAAATACATCAATACAGAGAGAACACAATGGCAACAGTCTACTGGATTTCTGTACGTCAATCAATACAGGAGAACACAATGGCAACAGTCTACTGGATTTCTGTACGTCAATTcagaaacagaaaagaagacAATTAAAACtcttttatggatttttttcgGCTAACTTCACAGCACTCTCCGAGCAGAACCTTGCTTCCAAGATCACAGAACCAGTAGCCAATTCAATCAGGCTGTTAACCCCTTCAGCCAACGAATAAGAAAGAAGTACTAGAATGCCTACCCCCCACGAAATCCATTCAATCCAAACAACAAGAGTAACCTCAATTGTTCAAAGATTTCTACTGTTAACGTGGCTAGAGGAAGTCGACGCGTTCAATCTACCCACCCTCTCATCCCTTTCAGACCCCAAGAGAAGATTACTCCAATTCGTAGTAGACCTCTGCACATTCCTCGAAGGAACCCTGTCACTATCTTCCCCACCAGACGCTTCATACCCATCGCTCGCCGACCTTGACAGAGGAGTCCCCATCCGAGCTGCCACCACCGCCCCAGCAGAGGGTCCCATGAGGCGCCCAACCTCTGTGGGGCCCAACGTTACGCGGAACGGGTGGAGACGGTCAGGTGAGTCTGTACTGCTTTCAGGAGACGAAGCAGTTGTTCGAAAAGCGCTCCGGGCTTCGAGCTGGAGTGGGGCCAAACTCGTCAAAGAGCTATCATTCCCATCAGAATCTTTTGTTAGGGGTTCAAGGGGGGGAAGTTCTGCCGGGAGACGAATTCGTTTACTGTTCCGCCTTCGATTGTTGTTGTCAGGTTTTGGGACAATATGGCGGCCACCGCTGCTGTCTAGGTTGAGCTGTGTACCACGCCTTACAACAGGCTGcaggattttggatttttttcttgCCTCAGAAGCAGCTTTTGAAACATCTTCGGCATTTAGACGCGCAAGTGCCCACGGACTGATTTTTACTGTTGCAgggttctttttcttgattggCTCATCACCTGCCATCTTTTTGCCTAGTGAACTGACGGATGCAGAATCGGGTGGAACCACATCAAACTGAAACCAAAACAGATATTGCTGCCATATCAGTAGCTGAAGGTTTCATGTTGTGCATATTAGGTCACGGATGTACAAGGTCGGTATCTACCAAAAGTGCCACAGTGCATTTCACTGAAAAGTGAGATGTCTTTGCCCATGCTTTGGAAGAATAACAGTGGAGTTCTTCTGAAGTTAGCGAAAGGATTGCAAATTTAAAGGAAGCACAAAAATGATCCGTGCCATTAGATCCTCTATGGTCATTTTGGTCACAGAGCAATTGGCGTAAGCAACTTCCACATAAAAACTACCATCTCTATGGTAATCTCAATACACCCTCCACTCAGAATGCATGGTTCATTATGCATAATGTAGATGCAAAATTGTAGAATGGAGATACATCCCTACCTTTAATGACTGCAACAAACTTatacaattttttattcaaaccGGAGATACTGGCTAACACATAGAGTTCTCCAGGAACAAACACAATACTACTAGCAACTGGTTAAGGTGGTGCTTGAATCAAGGAATTATGGATGAAAGGGAGATCAAAAAGTTTTTGCTTCATCATATATCATATCTTTCCTTTACTTTGGCCTTACAGTTTTGGACAACCAATTCTGTATGATATCTATGACTCAACAAGTTAAAATGAGGTTCTCAGCACACAACAGAATGCCTCATTCAGTCATACCTGATCTTCAAGAAACAGACGTGGAGGGGTACACCATGTGCCTCGGTGGAAAGTATTGAAGGAACTTGCACTGCTTAGCCCAGTGAGGGAGCTGGCATGTGACAGCTGGGGACTTTGCTGACCACCAACTTCTTGTTGCTCCTGCTCCCTCAAGGCTATGATGTAATCATATGTGCTAATACCCTGCAACACAAGCATTCAAGAAAATAGGTTAGCTGATAttagtattttcctttttaattaaGGTACAAGATATATTTGGTTACCTTCTTTATGAGAAGAATGTGAAAGAAGAAAAGCTGAGCCAGTGGTAGGGTGGCGATAACAGCCAGAATGGTGCACACTGCCTGCCACATGTAAAGCTACACTTCGTTACTCACAAATAGTAGCACCGGATAAGATTGAATTCTCACTTTTACTTTTGccatgcaaaattaacaaaagttgGCCAAATATGACCAGCACGAGTACAGCCATGAAATTTTAAGAAATCTGAAACATCTCAAAGGAGAAGGATACGAAATACTCACCACCACAATAACAAATGGTGCCAGAGTAAAACTGCTTCCCAACTTGGAGGTAATGTCCACAGAGAACCTCTTCTGCTCAAGAAAACAGCACACCAGTACAAGGATTCCAGCTGACCATTGAAAAATTAGCTGCAATCTCAAGTCCAAGGAGCACAAACCATGTATATACCTGTCAATAACTCATTAGAGTGAAAAATGTCTTGAAAATGAAATGCTTACTCCAAGGTTATATCAGGTTCTGGCAATCTCTTCTTGGTGTCAGAAGAGATTTTTTGACACGAAGGATAGGTGAAGATTTTTTGGGACCTACTGATGAGCCTACCATGAAAGCAAACATGGATAATGGCAATGACACAATTTTGAATGTATCAGCATCATCAGCATGAGATTTTGCGAGTTACCTAAAAACCCATGTTATTCTTATGCACATTACAATGTGGGAAGAATAAAGACCCTAAAACATCACGTAACACGGtgctccaaagtccaaactaaGAGAGTCAAGGGTCTTTTTGGATCCAGAAAGGCACGTAAGCTGGCCAACAGAGGAGAACGATATGTGGAAGGTTGTTGGAGCACTATGAGATTGCCAATGAAAGGATGGAGACCTATGCTTACCAAGACAAGGGCAGAAACCATGAGGATGAAAAACTTCCGGTAGTTCCTTTTGCCTATACAATTGTTGAGCCACTATAAAAACAGAGAAGAAAGACGCATGAGAGTTTTCAGAATCGAGCAGAATAAAATAAACACTAGGGAAAAGCATACTCAACAAAAGACATAACTACCCTGCAATGATGATCGAAACGGTCTACACATTTGTCACAAACTCTACAATGCTTGCTGTACTTAAAAACCTGCAAGATAATAGTGTGCAATCAGAACATGTTAAGCCGGATTGGTTGCACCTACACTAGAGGTAGCGATAGCTTTTGGATATGTGATATTTGATTATGGTGTCTCAGAAGCTCTGTTAGTGTATTTGCCAAAATATGCTTTGGTTTTATAGCTAAAAACAACTTTTCAAGCTTCTTAAAAGCTCTTTCTGAGGAGCATCAATCCGGATACTTTTGGATTCTGATTTCAGAATCAATTTATGAAAAATCTAAAGCTTAGGCTAATATCACCTGAGACTAAATATTGGAAGACATTCCTAAATGAAACCCATCAAATGACACACTTAGCTTCATAATGGTACTCGTGGAAAATGACACAGAAGAACTATCAGGCAGGAACTTAGCTCTCCTCAGGTTATAACAATGTAAGTACTTGCAAGTCGCACCGTACAATTCAAAGCATCTAACCACCACACAGTTAAATTTACACACCTCTACTTCACACAAACTACAGTAGAACATGCCGTCTTCACTCAGATGTTGATCAGAAGATTCTTCTTGTGGACTTGAGCAGTTGCACTTAAAAGCACAAGGAATGAAAGCCAACAAAGGTATAACACTAGATGAGGGGCGAGATGACACATTTATCTTCTCAATTTCAACAGTACAACCCTCTGTTTTTGCATCCATCTCCTTTGTGTTCTCATCCAAAAGTTTCCCTCCAATTGTTGCAGCAGCATGTGCAGCCTGTATGGATGAATTTGATTTCCCACCTAGTTTTGATTCGTCTTGCTGGGAAAGCTTTTTCCTGTCTGGTATTTTAAGATACTTTTTGGACTTGAAAACTCCTGGATCTGCAGGGTCAGCTGCTGCACACCATATATATAAGCCGAAGACGCACAAAATCTGCAAATATAAATATGCTTTCGTTTCATAAATGGAAAACAATGAATTCAAGATAGAAGACAATTCAGTGATGCAACATAGACGAATACTATAAGTCAGCATTCAGAAATCCTAGTTGATTCGTACAATTgctttctattttctctcatttggtGTGGCATGAAAGGAGGACTAAGGTATTAAGCCTGTTTGTACAAGCATCCAGATATTGATCGCATCGAGAAAGAAAACTCAGGGTGTATGTTACAAATGTGGAAAAGATAAGACTAGAGaactaatatatatactttCAGCGTGAGAAACTTAATGTTAACTGAAACAATAAAAATAGAGATTGCATTCCAACTGATTTGCCAGTTGGCAAATATATAGCTCAGGAATACTGCTAACCGTTTATTACAATTAATTAAAAGCACTTTCACGAATATCTCTACAACTGCTGTTTCAGGAATATCTCTATGACTGATGTTAAACACTATTAGTTGGCAGAAAATTTGCAATATACATAAGAATGTTATGCACCTTGCGCATCTGCTACTGTAGAAACAGTAGACAGCACAACAAATTCAATGGATTACAATCTAAATTCTAAAACTTCGAATATCAGGAAATTTATACTCAAAAAGACTTGTCACCACTCTGTGGATATTTAGTCCATGATGGACAATCATGCTCATCTTTCAACAGAACCCGACACAAATTATCCTTGCCAGATCACTTTCTGCTAGAGTTGTGATAACATGGTCAGCTAAACTGTGAATACTATGAACAAACTGCTAGTTGTTAGCAAGTTGATGTGACAACAATCATTGGTCTTTTATGGATTAATAATGGCAACTAGGACGGCCAAAAAGATGGTTCATTTGTAGCTATTTTTTTGGCAATCTACTATGGGAAAAGGGAAACTTCGTCCCTccagtttgttttacgttctactctagtttgttttacgttccaaattggtaaaatcgttaacaccgttaataaAACTAAcaggaaaaaatatgattaaaaaattaagtgctccaattttcaatccggttgaaccggtgcgaagatcttatttttttgatcattttatcctagatgctcgtaatgaatttttggctctaaagcctttcaatgagcacccgaagactcctt encodes:
- the LOC131311264 gene encoding probable protein S-acyltransferase 22, producing the protein MRKHGWQLPYHPLQVVAVAVFLALGFAFYVFFAPFVGKQLFQYIAIGLYTPLILCVFGLYIWCAAADPADPGVFKSKKYLKIPDRKKLSQQDESKLGGKSNSSIQAAHAAATIGGKLLDENTKEMDAKTEGCTVEIEKINVSSRPSSSVIPLLAFIPCAFKCNCSSPQEESSDQHLSEDGMFYCSLCEVEVFKYSKHCRVCDKCVDRFDHHCRWLNNCIGKRNYRKFFILMVSALVLLIFQWSAGILVLVCCFLEQKRFSVDITSKLGSSFTLAPFVIVVAVCTILAVIATLPLAQLFFFHILLIKKGISTYDYIIALREQEQQEVGGQQSPQLSHASSLTGLSSASSFNTFHRGTWCTPPRLFLEDQFDVVPPDSASVSSLGKKMAGDEPIKKKNPATVKISPWALARLNAEDVSKAASEARKKSKILQPVVRRGTQLNLDSSGGRHIVPKPDNNNRRRNSKRIRLPAELPPLEPLTKDSDGNDSSLTSLAPLQLEARSAFRTTASSPESSTDSPDRLHPFRVTLGPTEVGRLMGPSAGAVVAARMGTPLSRSASDGYEASGGEDSDRVPSRNVQRSTTNWSNLLLGSERDERVGRLNASTSSSHVNSRNL